From a region of the Paraburkholderia caribensis genome:
- a CDS encoding benzaldehyde dehydrogenase, translated as MDGHTVRLLDATQWQGKFFNGDWVDGASSQSIVEPATGEPLTTIGWASPAQAAESARSAHSAQRKWASMPYLQRADVFRRAAALLEATRAEVIDWIVRETGAIAPFAEFQIQGASVVLHEAAAMLTQSHGVMLPSDGERLSFARRLPHGVVGIISPFNVPLILSIRGAAPALATGNAVLLKPDPQTAITGGFLIARLFELAGLPRGCLHVLPGGADVGEAVVTDRHVSMISFTGSTGAGRRVGELASRHLKKVTLELGGKNRLIVLDDADLDLAASCAAWGGYLHQGQICMATGIVLVHEHVAEAFTQKLVQKAKNLRVGNPAGRDVQLGPIINERQRDRVHQIVESSLSQGCELLAGGRFDRLFYEPTVLANVRPGTSAFDDEVFGPVLSVVTFRDDDEAVELGNNSEYGLSLGIVSRSVTRALSIGNRIPTGLLHINDQTVGDEGHIPFGGRGASGNGGRHGGHANWDEFTQWQWVTVQDVPPCYPF; from the coding sequence ATGGACGGACACACAGTGCGCCTGCTTGACGCGACTCAATGGCAGGGCAAGTTTTTCAACGGCGACTGGGTCGACGGCGCATCGTCGCAATCCATCGTGGAACCCGCAACTGGCGAGCCGCTGACGACGATCGGCTGGGCTAGTCCCGCACAGGCCGCCGAAAGCGCACGCAGCGCACATTCGGCGCAGCGCAAGTGGGCGTCCATGCCGTATCTGCAACGTGCGGATGTGTTTCGGCGCGCGGCCGCGCTCCTTGAAGCGACTCGAGCCGAAGTGATCGACTGGATCGTACGTGAAACGGGCGCGATCGCACCGTTCGCCGAGTTCCAGATTCAGGGTGCCAGCGTGGTCTTGCATGAGGCAGCCGCGATGCTCACCCAAAGTCATGGCGTCATGTTGCCGAGCGATGGCGAGCGTCTGAGTTTTGCGCGCCGTCTGCCGCATGGCGTCGTAGGCATCATCTCGCCGTTCAACGTACCGCTGATCCTGTCGATTCGCGGAGCCGCACCCGCGCTCGCCACGGGTAACGCGGTCTTGCTCAAACCCGACCCGCAAACGGCCATCACGGGCGGCTTCCTGATTGCGCGGCTGTTCGAACTGGCGGGATTGCCACGCGGTTGCCTCCATGTGCTGCCCGGCGGCGCGGATGTCGGTGAAGCGGTCGTGACAGACCGCCATGTTTCGATGATTTCGTTCACGGGATCGACGGGCGCGGGGCGCCGGGTCGGTGAACTGGCGAGCCGCCATCTAAAGAAAGTGACGCTCGAACTGGGCGGGAAGAACCGCTTGATCGTGCTGGACGATGCGGACCTCGATCTCGCGGCATCGTGCGCAGCATGGGGCGGCTATCTGCATCAAGGGCAAATCTGCATGGCGACGGGCATTGTGCTGGTTCATGAGCACGTGGCCGAAGCGTTCACGCAGAAGCTCGTGCAAAAGGCGAAGAATCTACGCGTCGGCAACCCCGCTGGTCGCGACGTTCAACTCGGTCCGATCATCAACGAACGGCAGCGCGATCGTGTGCATCAGATCGTCGAATCGAGCCTTTCACAGGGATGCGAGCTGCTCGCTGGCGGCAGGTTCGACAGGCTATTCTACGAGCCGACCGTGCTCGCCAATGTACGACCGGGTACGTCCGCATTCGATGATGAAGTGTTCGGCCCGGTGCTGTCTGTGGTCACGTTCCGCGACGATGACGAAGCGGTCGAACTGGGTAACAACAGCGAATATGGATTGTCGCTCGGCATCGTGAGCCGGTCGGTGACGCGAGCGCTTTCAATCGGCAATCGCATTCCGACGGGGCTCCTGCACATCAACGATCAGACCGTCGGCGACGAAGGCCATATTCCTTTTGGCGGCCGCGGCGCGTCGGGCAACGGTGGCCGGCATGGCGGGCACGCGAACTGGGATGAGTTCACGCAATGGCAGTGGGTCACCGTTCAGGACGTCCCGCCTTGCTACCCGTTCTGA
- a CDS encoding IclR family transcriptional regulator: MTTSDRAFGVLKLFTLQRPTWTADEIGAAMCVSPATAYRFIGTLEDAGLIASMRKGVYALGPAIIQLDRQIQLTDPLLSAAAPVMDDLRKYGPDGSAVLLCRSYGESVLCMRQIFTAGPHPPVSYERGRPMPLFAGATSKVILANQPARWLRALYEAHASDAAAAALGATFDEFRATLAAIRKAGYAITKAEIDAGCIGIAAPILDEDKRAIGSLSYVVGDKTEMRACQRLAAIAQSGAQEIEASLGADMPATT; the protein is encoded by the coding sequence ATGACGACTTCGGATCGCGCCTTCGGCGTATTGAAGCTATTCACCTTGCAGCGGCCGACGTGGACGGCGGACGAGATCGGCGCCGCGATGTGCGTGTCACCCGCCACCGCGTACCGCTTCATCGGCACACTCGAGGACGCCGGGCTGATCGCATCGATGCGCAAGGGCGTCTACGCGCTGGGGCCCGCCATCATCCAGCTCGACCGGCAGATCCAGCTTACCGATCCGCTGTTGTCGGCCGCCGCGCCCGTGATGGACGATTTGCGCAAGTACGGGCCCGACGGATCGGCGGTGCTGTTGTGCCGCTCGTACGGCGAGAGCGTACTGTGCATGCGTCAGATCTTCACGGCCGGGCCTCATCCTCCCGTGAGCTATGAGCGTGGGCGTCCGATGCCGCTCTTTGCGGGCGCGACCTCGAAGGTGATTCTCGCGAATCAGCCTGCAAGGTGGCTGCGCGCACTGTACGAAGCGCATGCTTCCGACGCGGCGGCCGCGGCGCTTGGCGCCACGTTCGACGAATTTCGCGCGACGCTCGCTGCTATCCGCAAAGCGGGATACGCGATCACGAAAGCCGAGATCGACGCGGGTTGTATCGGCATCGCAGCACCCATTCTCGATGAGGACAAACGTGCGATCGGCAGCCTGAGCTACGTGGTCGGCGACAAGACCGAGATGCGCGCCTGCCAGCGTCTCGCCGCAATCGCACAGAGCGGCGCGCAGGAAATCGAAGCGTCGCTCGGCGCCGATATGCCTGCCACGACCTGA
- a CDS encoding helix-turn-helix domain-containing protein has translation MSEHVARAPNDVELPGIEFLPEPSTPFKGSIEAADLGSLPVCRVSMSASQYWRKQSAISDDAPLMVVIQTRGSSLFEQSGTGAVLCPGDWSVFDTARPFSVKTARESEHIVLMQRRDLAPADILSASLASKRYGRAGVARLVHEMAVSAFRECEKLSARSADATADSLGRLVGLAIEESAAEQKIASRLELITDYIDEHLADPALDVRSLAHALDYSPRQIHRVFGEQSDITVTDYIWRARLDRCVHALRSPDNAHLTITDIAYSWGFTSSAHFSRAFRGAFGVSPSAYRKSH, from the coding sequence TTGAGCGAGCACGTCGCGCGTGCGCCCAACGACGTCGAGTTGCCCGGCATCGAATTCCTGCCCGAACCTTCGACACCGTTCAAAGGGAGCATCGAGGCGGCTGATCTCGGGTCGTTGCCGGTTTGCCGGGTGTCGATGTCGGCGAGTCAATACTGGCGCAAGCAGTCGGCGATATCCGATGACGCACCGCTCATGGTCGTGATCCAGACGCGAGGCAGCAGTCTGTTCGAGCAGAGCGGCACGGGCGCCGTACTGTGTCCCGGCGACTGGAGCGTGTTCGACACCGCCCGGCCGTTCAGCGTGAAAACCGCCCGTGAGAGCGAACATATCGTACTGATGCAGCGTCGTGATCTTGCACCAGCCGACATTCTGTCCGCGTCGCTGGCATCGAAGCGCTATGGGCGTGCGGGTGTGGCGCGGCTCGTGCACGAGATGGCCGTATCCGCGTTCCGTGAGTGCGAGAAACTGAGCGCGCGCTCGGCGGATGCAACGGCTGATTCGCTCGGACGTCTCGTTGGCCTCGCGATTGAAGAGTCGGCGGCCGAACAGAAGATCGCGAGCCGCCTCGAGCTGATTACCGACTACATCGACGAGCATCTCGCGGACCCAGCACTCGATGTACGCAGCCTCGCCCACGCACTCGACTATTCGCCGCGACAGATTCACCGCGTTTTCGGCGAACAGAGCGACATCACAGTGACGGATTACATCTGGAGGGCCCGTCTTGATCGCTGTGTTCACGCGCTGCGTTCCCCGGACAATGCCCATCTGACGATCACCGACATCGCCTATTCGTGGGGATTCACCAGCTCCGCCCATTTCAGCCGCGCGTTTCGCGGGGCCTTCGGGGTATCGCCGAGTGCATACCGGAAGAGCCACTAA
- a CDS encoding MFS transporter produces the protein METLNAVDAKRTLGMLAWLMVTGLGTLQLQPVLGGALVDRTGITLGQMGMLFGLELIAMALGCGAAALAMNRVDRRTFCLAMLGVLAVASIGSALSTVYSAMCASRAIAGAAGGALQAVVYATTAARARKDQTFAAINIALLVWGAFTVGVVPVVLQKLGIAAVYYSFVIMALIALPGLSRIPRHATEATMQRATGKSGSRFDARVLALLALFALLFGGHGALWIYQERIGHMLGMSQQAIGVILGGGILAGAAGAALAGVLGRRISHKTAQLAAFGGSIAASLVVVYGQTSEAFTAAAFVLMAAWFFGLTYLFALTAELDPTGRLTGISNAAVFVGQGLGPIAAAIVVGDGNFRAVGWLSAAIYLLCVVLSVYVTGAREARAHRVATAK, from the coding sequence ATGGAAACTCTCAATGCGGTAGATGCCAAAAGAACGCTGGGCATGCTCGCCTGGCTGATGGTGACGGGCTTAGGCACGCTGCAGTTGCAGCCTGTCCTGGGCGGTGCACTGGTTGACCGTACGGGTATTACGCTTGGACAGATGGGTATGCTGTTCGGTCTTGAACTGATCGCGATGGCGCTGGGGTGCGGTGCCGCGGCACTGGCGATGAACCGCGTCGACCGCCGAACGTTCTGCCTCGCGATGCTGGGCGTTCTGGCCGTTGCGAGCATCGGCAGTGCGTTATCGACGGTGTATTCCGCGATGTGTGCGAGCCGGGCGATCGCCGGTGCGGCAGGCGGCGCGCTGCAAGCGGTCGTATATGCTACGACGGCAGCGCGAGCACGAAAGGACCAGACGTTCGCCGCGATCAATATTGCGTTGCTGGTCTGGGGCGCGTTCACGGTCGGCGTCGTGCCCGTCGTGTTGCAAAAGCTGGGTATTGCCGCCGTGTACTACTCGTTCGTGATCATGGCGCTCATCGCATTGCCGGGACTCTCCCGCATTCCGCGTCATGCGACGGAAGCCACCATGCAGCGAGCGACAGGCAAGTCAGGTTCTCGCTTCGACGCTCGCGTGCTCGCACTTCTCGCGCTGTTCGCGTTGCTGTTCGGCGGACATGGCGCGTTATGGATTTACCAGGAACGCATCGGACACATGCTGGGCATGTCCCAACAGGCGATCGGCGTGATTCTCGGCGGCGGTATTCTCGCGGGTGCGGCAGGCGCGGCGCTGGCGGGCGTGCTCGGTCGCCGGATCAGTCACAAGACCGCGCAGCTCGCGGCATTTGGAGGGTCGATTGCCGCATCGCTCGTCGTCGTGTATGGACAGACCAGCGAGGCGTTCACGGCTGCGGCGTTCGTGTTGATGGCGGCCTGGTTTTTCGGACTCACGTACCTGTTCGCGTTGACGGCTGAACTCGACCCGACAGGGCGCCTCACGGGCATATCGAACGCAGCCGTTTTTGTGGGGCAGGGTCTGGGTCCGATAGCTGCTGCGATCGTCGTCGGTGATGGCAACTTTCGCGCGGTGGGTTGGCTGTCCGCCGCGATCTATCTGCTATGCGTCGTATTGTCCGTCTACGTGACGGGAGCCCGGGAGGCGCGCGCGCATCGCGTGGCGACCGCGAAATGA
- a CDS encoding SphA family protein, with translation MSRCKGRQSVASMAILCAAATASTAAVAQATPSVSEPQGINLGITSFYDGFSGPPGFSYLGVLRYTSGTSIKDNSGNDVSAFRNPRVDTFSMVHHVSYTSPYHFLGGTLGVNAILPIIWLRGRTDQPGASLVGNGTALGDLTFGPQLQMAPVIGEGGRPVFVQRFEVDVIAPTGQYKHNADLNQSSGYFSLNPYWAASIFPTPKTEVSWRLQYLYNFKNHDPASSSPTAFQGMPVDTTQAGQAAWINFTASYQITSSIHAGINGYFFRQFTDDKVNGSAMSDSREQVLGIGPGIFWQLSKTRALWVNAYTETAVRNRLKNNFILQAQIATSF, from the coding sequence ATGTCACGCTGCAAAGGGAGACAATCCGTCGCCTCGATGGCGATCCTGTGCGCGGCTGCCACCGCTTCGACGGCTGCCGTCGCTCAGGCGACCCCAAGCGTCAGCGAGCCGCAGGGCATCAATCTCGGCATCACCAGCTTCTACGATGGCTTCTCCGGGCCGCCGGGCTTTTCCTATCTCGGTGTGCTGCGCTACACGAGCGGTACGTCGATCAAGGATAACAGCGGAAACGATGTTTCTGCGTTCCGCAATCCTCGCGTCGATACGTTCTCGATGGTTCATCACGTGTCGTACACGTCGCCTTATCACTTTCTGGGCGGCACGCTGGGTGTCAACGCGATTTTGCCGATCATCTGGTTGCGCGGAAGGACCGACCAGCCGGGTGCATCGCTGGTCGGCAACGGTACTGCGCTCGGCGATCTGACCTTCGGTCCGCAACTGCAGATGGCACCCGTGATCGGTGAAGGCGGCAGGCCGGTGTTCGTGCAGCGCTTCGAAGTGGACGTCATCGCGCCAACCGGGCAATACAAGCACAACGCGGATCTGAACCAGAGTTCGGGTTACTTCTCGCTGAACCCTTACTGGGCTGCGTCGATTTTCCCGACGCCTAAAACGGAAGTCAGCTGGCGCCTCCAATATCTATACAACTTCAAAAATCATGACCCCGCGTCGAGCAGCCCGACCGCGTTCCAGGGTATGCCGGTCGACACGACGCAGGCAGGGCAGGCGGCTTGGATCAACTTCACTGCGTCGTATCAGATTACGTCGTCGATTCACGCGGGCATCAATGGCTACTTCTTCCGCCAGTTCACGGATGACAAGGTCAACGGCTCCGCGATGAGCGATTCGCGCGAGCAGGTGCTGGGCATCGGCCCTGGCATCTTCTGGCAACTGAGCAAGACGCGCGCGCTATGGGTGAACGCCTATACCGAGACGGCCGTACGCAACCGTCTGAAGAACAACTTCATTCTGCAGGCGCAAATCGCGACTTCGTTCTGA
- a CDS encoding LysR family transcriptional regulator, with amino-acid sequence MDRMVAMETFVTVVDAGSFSAAARRLKLGQPAVSKAVAQLEERLGARLLLRSTRGLTPTDAGQRFYEHALRAIDEAEQAEQAVRESSDGLSGRLRIGAAVTFARLHVLPALKSFLDQHPNLTIDIVLDDRSVDLLEEGVDVALRMGMLDDSTMTARRISTGRRLVVGTPSYFAEAGPPRTPADLGRHQAVVYSVRGGGESWLFSRGDGSDSTVTLSGRISVNAAEGMRTAVLGHMGLAVASEWMFAPELASGTVQAVLTDWTLPPIDLWAVFPSGRMATTKARAFVAFVEHLLNGRKSSEDFTA; translated from the coding sequence ATGGACCGCATGGTGGCAATGGAGACGTTCGTAACAGTTGTCGATGCAGGTTCATTTTCTGCCGCTGCACGCCGGTTGAAGCTGGGCCAACCAGCCGTCTCAAAGGCAGTCGCACAGTTGGAGGAACGCTTGGGCGCGCGTTTGCTCTTGAGATCGACGCGTGGCCTGACGCCCACGGATGCTGGTCAGCGATTCTATGAGCACGCGCTCAGGGCCATCGACGAGGCAGAGCAGGCAGAACAGGCCGTGCGGGAGTCATCGGATGGCTTGTCAGGACGACTGCGCATAGGTGCAGCCGTTACCTTCGCCCGGCTGCACGTGTTGCCGGCACTGAAGTCTTTCCTCGATCAACACCCGAATCTGACCATCGACATCGTGCTTGATGACCGGTCAGTCGATTTGCTCGAAGAAGGGGTTGATGTCGCATTGCGTATGGGCATGCTGGACGATTCCACCATGACCGCACGTCGCATCTCTACCGGGCGGCGGCTCGTCGTCGGCACGCCGTCGTATTTCGCGGAAGCCGGACCTCCGCGCACACCTGCCGACCTTGGCCGGCATCAGGCGGTCGTTTACTCCGTGCGAGGCGGCGGTGAATCGTGGCTGTTCAGCCGCGGTGACGGCTCCGATTCAACCGTGACCTTGTCCGGCCGAATAAGCGTAAACGCAGCCGAAGGCATGCGCACGGCAGTACTGGGGCACATGGGTCTCGCCGTTGCTTCAGAATGGATGTTCGCCCCCGAACTCGCGAGCGGCACAGTTCAGGCCGTCCTGACCGACTGGACGCTGCCGCCCATCGACCTGTGGGCAGTTTTCCCGTCCGGCCGCATGGCAACCACGAAAGCGCGTGCCTTCGTCGCGTTTGTCGAGCATCTTCTTAACGGGCGCAAATCCAGCGAGGACTTCACCGCCTAG